The Kaustia mangrovi genome has a segment encoding these proteins:
- a CDS encoding ABC transporter substrate-binding protein, whose translation MLRTKRVMAATFGLSLLAMASAGAQAKTLVYCSEGSPEGFDPALYTAGTTFDASSKPVYNRLVEFERGTTNVIPGLAESWEVSDDGTEYTFHLRKGVKFHTTDFFTPSRELNADDVVFSFMRQLDGESPYFDYAGGSWEYFNAMSMPDLIKDIEKVDDYTVKFVLTRPEAPMLANLAMDFASILSKEYADELMEDGKPELLNQQPLGTGPFQFVAYQKDAVIRYKANPDYWDGKQPIDDLVFAITTDPAVRYQKLKANECQVAPYPNPADIEAMKNDSDLNVMEQEGLNVGYLAYNTQKAPFDNVKVRKALNMAINKEAILDAVFQGAGRVAKNPIPPTMWSYNEKVEDDAYDPEAAKAMLDEAGVSDLKMKIWAMPVQRPYNPNARRMAELIQSDWAKVGVDAEIVSYEWGEYLKRSKEVDRDGAVLLGWTGDNGDPDNFLAVLLGCDGVGGANRAQWCYEPFDKLIQEAKVLSDKDKRAELYREAQVVFKEQAPWATIAHSVVFMPMRKSVSGYKMDPLGSHRFDGVDIAQ comes from the coding sequence ATGCTACGTACCAAACGCGTGATGGCGGCGACATTCGGATTGTCGCTTCTCGCCATGGCCTCGGCCGGCGCCCAGGCCAAGACGCTAGTCTATTGTTCGGAAGGCAGCCCCGAGGGGTTCGATCCGGCGCTCTACACGGCCGGCACCACCTTCGATGCCTCGTCCAAGCCCGTCTACAACAGGCTGGTGGAGTTCGAGCGCGGCACGACCAACGTCATTCCGGGCCTTGCGGAAAGCTGGGAGGTTTCCGACGACGGCACGGAATACACCTTCCATCTGCGCAAGGGGGTGAAGTTCCACACCACCGACTTCTTCACGCCGAGCCGCGAGCTGAACGCGGACGACGTGGTCTTCTCCTTCATGCGCCAGCTCGACGGGGAGAGCCCGTATTTCGACTATGCCGGCGGCTCGTGGGAGTATTTCAACGCGATGTCCATGCCGGACCTCATCAAGGACATCGAGAAGGTCGACGACTACACGGTGAAGTTCGTGCTGACCCGGCCCGAGGCGCCGATGCTCGCCAATCTGGCGATGGATTTCGCCTCGATCCTCTCCAAGGAATATGCCGACGAGCTGATGGAGGACGGCAAGCCGGAACTCCTGAACCAGCAGCCGCTGGGCACCGGCCCGTTCCAGTTCGTGGCCTATCAGAAGGACGCGGTGATCCGCTACAAGGCCAATCCGGACTATTGGGACGGCAAGCAGCCGATCGACGATCTGGTCTTCGCCATCACCACCGATCCGGCGGTCCGCTACCAGAAGCTCAAGGCCAATGAGTGCCAGGTGGCGCCCTATCCCAACCCCGCCGACATCGAGGCCATGAAGAACGATTCCGACCTCAATGTCATGGAGCAGGAAGGGCTGAATGTGGGCTATCTCGCCTACAACACCCAGAAGGCGCCGTTCGACAACGTCAAGGTGCGCAAGGCGCTCAACATGGCGATCAACAAGGAGGCGATCCTCGACGCCGTGTTCCAGGGCGCCGGCCGGGTGGCGAAGAACCCGATCCCGCCGACCATGTGGAGCTACAACGAGAAGGTCGAGGACGACGCTTACGATCCGGAAGCCGCCAAGGCGATGCTGGACGAGGCGGGCGTTTCCGACCTGAAGATGAAGATCTGGGCGATGCCCGTCCAGCGGCCCTACAACCCGAATGCGCGGCGCATGGCCGAGCTCATCCAGTCGGACTGGGCCAAGGTCGGCGTGGATGCCGAGATCGTCTCCTATGAATGGGGCGAGTATCTCAAGCGCTCCAAGGAGGTCGACCGCGACGGCGCCGTGCTGCTCGGCTGGACCGGCGACAATGGCGACCCCGACAACTTCCTCGCCGTCCTGCTCGGCTGCGACGGCGTCGGCGGCGCGAACCGCGCCCAGTGGTGCTACGAGCCCTTCGACAAGCTGATCCAGGAAGCCAAGGTCCTGAGCGACAAGGACAAGCGCGCCGAGCTCTATCGCGAGGCGCAGGTCGTCTTCAAGGAGCAGGCGCCCTGGGCGACGATCGCCCATTCGGTGGTGTTCATGCCCATGCGCAAGAGCGTGTCGGGCTACAAGATGGACCCGCTGGGCAGCCATCGCTTCGACGGTGTCGACATCGCGCAGTGA
- a CDS encoding ABC transporter permease subunit, with the protein MIRFLLIRIGFLIPTFLGVTVVAFGFIRLLPGDPVLLLAGERSIDEERYRELLHQYGFDRPIWDQYLTYLWDLLHGDLGTSIITRKPVFQEFFTLFPATLELSVCAILFAIALGVPAGVIAAVRRRTTFDHAVMTTALVGYSMPIFWWGLLLIILFSGILGWTPVSGRISLLYYFPTPTGFMLIDSLLSGQDGAFASAVSHLVLPSIVLGTIPLAVIARQTRSAMLEVLGEDYVRTARAKGLAPWRVVGLHALRNAMIPVITVIGLQVGVLFAGAILTETIFSWPGIGKWMIDSIFRRDYPAVQGGLLLIAAIVMLVNLLVDVTYGLINPKIRYRD; encoded by the coding sequence ATGATCCGGTTCCTGCTGATTCGCATCGGCTTCCTCATCCCGACCTTCCTCGGGGTGACGGTGGTCGCCTTCGGCTTCATCCGCCTTCTGCCCGGCGATCCGGTGCTGCTGCTCGCCGGCGAGCGCTCGATCGACGAGGAGCGCTATCGCGAGCTCCTCCACCAATACGGTTTCGACCGGCCGATCTGGGACCAGTATCTCACCTATCTGTGGGACCTTCTCCATGGCGATCTCGGCACGTCGATCATCACCCGGAAGCCGGTGTTCCAGGAGTTCTTCACCCTGTTTCCGGCGACCCTCGAACTGTCGGTCTGCGCCATCCTCTTCGCCATCGCGCTCGGCGTGCCGGCCGGCGTGATCGCGGCGGTGCGGCGGCGCACGACCTTCGACCATGCAGTGATGACGACGGCGCTGGTCGGCTATTCCATGCCGATCTTCTGGTGGGGGCTCCTGCTCATCATCCTGTTCTCCGGCATTCTCGGATGGACGCCCGTATCGGGCCGCATATCGCTCCTCTACTACTTCCCCACGCCGACCGGCTTCATGCTGATCGACAGCCTGCTGTCGGGCCAGGACGGTGCCTTCGCCTCCGCGGTCAGCCACCTCGTCCTGCCGTCCATCGTGCTCGGCACCATCCCGCTCGCCGTCATCGCGCGCCAGACACGCTCGGCCATGCTGGAGGTCCTGGGCGAGGATTATGTGCGCACCGCCCGCGCCAAGGGGCTCGCGCCCTGGCGGGTGGTCGGGCTCCATGCGCTCAGGAACGCCATGATCCCGGTCATCACCGTGATCGGCCTGCAGGTCGGCGTGCTGTTCGCCGGCGCGATCCTCACCGAGACGATCTTCTCCTGGCCGGGCATCGGCAAGTGGATGATCGATTCGATCTTCAGGCGGGACTATCCGGCCGTGCAGGGCGGCCTCCTGCTGATCGCCGCCATCGTCATGCTGGTCAATCTGCTCGTCGACGTGACCTACGGGCTGATCAACCCGAAGATCCGCTACAGGGATTAG